In Arachis hypogaea cultivar Tifrunner chromosome 2, arahy.Tifrunner.gnm2.J5K5, whole genome shotgun sequence, a genomic segment contains:
- the LOC112723231 gene encoding uncharacterized protein produces MEINAKEREMEMMAKERERKMDMQILNADTSTMSEKRRVLHRFRMRRHMFLRIVDALSNVYPYFQQRVDATRRRGLSPLQKCTAAIRILAYDIAVDYLRKPNPNDVRRLLQMAEDRGFPGMLVLEVVASSDLWIWHAFFGVSGSNNDINVLDRFSVFDDILNDRVLEVGHK; encoded by the exons atggagataaaTGCAAAAGAAAGGGAAATGGAAATGATGGCTAAGGAAAGGGAAAGGAaaatggatatgcaaatacttaatgcTGACACGTCTACAATGAGTGAAAAACGACGAGTTCTTCAT AGATTTCGAATGAGAAGACATATGTTCCTTCGGATAGTAGACGCTCTCTCAAATGTCTATCCGTATTTCCAACAGAGGGTTGATGCAACTAGAAGAAGAGGCTTGTCACCACTCCAAAAATGCACCGCTGCGATACGGATATTAGCATATGACATAGCAGTTGATTACTTGCGAAAACCAAATCCGAATGATGTACGACGCCTGCTACAAATGGCGGAGGATCGTGGCTTTCCTGGCATGTTGG TACTTGAGGTTGTAGCATCGTCAGACCTTTGGATATGGCATGCGTTCTTTGGAGTTTCTGGTTCAAATAATGATATCAATGTGTTAGATCGTTTTTCAGTGTTTGATGATATTCTAAACGACCGTGTTCTGGAa GTGGGCCATAAATAG